The Xenopus laevis strain J_2021 chromosome 5L, Xenopus_laevis_v10.1, whole genome shotgun sequence genome has a segment encoding these proteins:
- the cnpy3.L gene encoding protein canopy homolog 3 isoform X2, which translates to MWFLFLLLPLWAGCAEPGDSEWVHLPSKCEVCKYVALELKSSFDETSRTRELIDTRYGFLEDDKKKKKIKYTTSDIRLIEVTEGLCSRLLEYNLHKERTGSNRFAKGMSETFQTLHHLVHKGVKVVMDIPYELWNETSAEVADMKKQCDVMMENYEEVIEDWYRNHQDEDLSEFLCARHVLKGQDQSCLSEQGDSRKGDTGPSTGTKKQKKQGEKKNKSKKQNSGSKEEKKQMDQPMAAKEEL; encoded by the exons ATGTGGTTCCTCTTCCTCCTGTTGCCACTTTGGGCCGGATGTGCTGAGCCAGGTGACAGTGAGTGGGTGCATCTGCCTAGCAAGTGTGAAG TGTGTAAGTACGTGGCTTTGGAGCTGAAGTCTTCCTTCGATGAGACCTCGCGCACCCGAGAGCTGATTGATACTCGCTATGGTTTTTTGGAAGAtgataagaagaaaaagaagattaAATATACCACTTC GGATATCCGCCTGATTGAAGTCACAGAGGGCCTTTGTTCACGACTTCTGGAATACAATCTACACAAGGAGCGTACTGGCAGCAACCGCTTTGCCAAG GGGATGTCAGAGACATTTCAAACTCTGCACCATTTGGTCCATAAAGGGGTGAAGGTTGTGATGGATATTCCTTATGAGCTCTGGAATGAGACCTCTGCTGAAGTGGCAGATATGAAGAAGCAG TGTGATGTAATGATGGAGAACTATGAAGAAGTCATTGAGGATTGGTATAGGAATCACCAGGATGAGGACCTTTCAGAATTTCTCTGTGCGAGGCATGTGCTAAAAGGCCAGGACCAGA GTTGCCTGAGTGAGCAGGGGGATAGTAGAAAAGGTGACACAGGACCTTCTACCGGGACAAAAAAGCAGAAGAAACAAggagagaagaaaaataaaagcaagaaaCAGAATTCTGGCTCTAAGGAAGAGAAAAAACAGATGGATCAGCCAATGGCAGCTAAAGAGGAGCTATAG
- the cnpy3.L gene encoding protein canopy homolog 3 isoform X1: MIGFRIITLSSRITYNGHMTVMSLRSLQRREISLCQSGSHCGRMWFLFLLLPLWAGCAEPGDSEWVHLPSKCEVCKYVALELKSSFDETSRTRELIDTRYGFLEDDKKKKKIKYTTSDIRLIEVTEGLCSRLLEYNLHKERTGSNRFAKGMSETFQTLHHLVHKGVKVVMDIPYELWNETSAEVADMKKQCDVMMENYEEVIEDWYRNHQDEDLSEFLCARHVLKGQDQSCLSEQGDSRKGDTGPSTGTKKQKKQGEKKNKSKKQNSGSKEEKKQMDQPMAAKEEL; this comes from the exons ATGATTGGCTTCCGGATTATAACGCTCTCCTCTAGAATCACGTACAACGGTCACATGACCGTGATGTCATTAAGGTCCCTGCAGAGAAGAGAAATTAGCCTTTGCCAAAGCGGAAGTCACTGTGGAAG AATGTGGTTCCTCTTCCTCCTGTTGCCACTTTGGGCCGGATGTGCTGAGCCAGGTGACAGTGAGTGGGTGCATCTGCCTAGCAAGTGTGAAG TGTGTAAGTACGTGGCTTTGGAGCTGAAGTCTTCCTTCGATGAGACCTCGCGCACCCGAGAGCTGATTGATACTCGCTATGGTTTTTTGGAAGAtgataagaagaaaaagaagattaAATATACCACTTC GGATATCCGCCTGATTGAAGTCACAGAGGGCCTTTGTTCACGACTTCTGGAATACAATCTACACAAGGAGCGTACTGGCAGCAACCGCTTTGCCAAG GGGATGTCAGAGACATTTCAAACTCTGCACCATTTGGTCCATAAAGGGGTGAAGGTTGTGATGGATATTCCTTATGAGCTCTGGAATGAGACCTCTGCTGAAGTGGCAGATATGAAGAAGCAG TGTGATGTAATGATGGAGAACTATGAAGAAGTCATTGAGGATTGGTATAGGAATCACCAGGATGAGGACCTTTCAGAATTTCTCTGTGCGAGGCATGTGCTAAAAGGCCAGGACCAGA GTTGCCTGAGTGAGCAGGGGGATAGTAGAAAAGGTGACACAGGACCTTCTACCGGGACAAAAAAGCAGAAGAAACAAggagagaagaaaaataaaagcaagaaaCAGAATTCTGGCTCTAAGGAAGAGAAAAAACAGATGGATCAGCCAATGGCAGCTAAAGAGGAGCTATAG
- the LOC108716104 gene encoding uncharacterized protein LOC108716104 isoform X2 produces the protein MTNLSQTLLLIATLSHTSYGASIIPTAKPSIWSVRSKGQTQLLCLVPETYGDEISIWFSNGNGTELGTYYSPGIADHLSIIAITKLHKNVPSSNNAVSFSSGTHIVASRSKRNVSSVTDWSKSSFIDPPAHEEHQSPLPLPPQYENLGAYAILSLPTEELKDWGSITCLVADAGTRNVWHQKSFEIQGNQHRFTCVSVLTLRLIVWKLLTFDLLMTSVAILEEGGLERQRSYS, from the exons ATGACCAATTTATCTCAAACCCTGCTGCTGATAGCAACCCTTTCACATACAA GCTATGGGGCGTCTATCATCCCAACTGCCAAGCCATCAATCTGGAGTGTGAGGAGCAAAGGTCAGACCCAGCTTCTTTGCCTGGTTCCAGAGACATATGGAGATGAGATAAGCATCTGGTTTTCAAATGGCAATGGCACTGAATTGGGGACCTATTATTCACCAGGAATCGCTGATCACCTATCAATCATAGCGATAACAAAACTCCATAAAAATGTGCCCTCAAGTAACAATGCTGTCAGTTTCTCCTCCGGCACCCACATTGTTGCTTCTCGATCCAAAAGGAATGTGTCCAGTGTGACTGATTGGTCCAAAAGCAGCTTCATTGATCCTCCTGCTCATGAAGAGCATCAGAGTCCTCTGCCTCTGCCACCCCAGTATGAGAACCTTGGAGCCTATGCCATTCTATCTCTTCCCACAGAGGAGCTTAAAGACTGGGGCTCTATAACATGTCTTGTTGCAGATGCTGGCACAAGGAATGTGTGGCACCAAAAGAGCTTTGAAATCCAAG GCAACCAACACAGATttacctgtgtgtctgtactgacCTTGCGACTGATTGTCTGGAAGCTCCTGACTTTTGATTTACTTATGACGAGTGTTGCCATTCTGGAAGAAGGAGGACTGGAGAGGCAGAGATCCTATTCTTAG
- the LOC108716104 gene encoding uncharacterized protein LOC108716104 isoform X1 — translation MTNLSQTLLLIATLSHTSYGASIIPTAKPSIWSVRSKGQTQLLCLVPETYGDEISIWFSNGNGTELGTYYSPGIADHLSIIAITKLHKNVPSSNNAVSFSSGTHIVASRSKRNVSSVTDWSKSSFIDPPAHEEHQSPLPLPPQYENLGAYAILSLPTEELKDWGSITCLVADAGTRNVWHQKSFEIQGEVEGKSCHEERHSEELGNQHRFTCVSVLTLRLIVWKLLTFDLLMTSVAILEEGGLERQRSYS, via the exons ATGACCAATTTATCTCAAACCCTGCTGCTGATAGCAACCCTTTCACATACAA GCTATGGGGCGTCTATCATCCCAACTGCCAAGCCATCAATCTGGAGTGTGAGGAGCAAAGGTCAGACCCAGCTTCTTTGCCTGGTTCCAGAGACATATGGAGATGAGATAAGCATCTGGTTTTCAAATGGCAATGGCACTGAATTGGGGACCTATTATTCACCAGGAATCGCTGATCACCTATCAATCATAGCGATAACAAAACTCCATAAAAATGTGCCCTCAAGTAACAATGCTGTCAGTTTCTCCTCCGGCACCCACATTGTTGCTTCTCGATCCAAAAGGAATGTGTCCAGTGTGACTGATTGGTCCAAAAGCAGCTTCATTGATCCTCCTGCTCATGAAGAGCATCAGAGTCCTCTGCCTCTGCCACCCCAGTATGAGAACCTTGGAGCCTATGCCATTCTATCTCTTCCCACAGAGGAGCTTAAAGACTGGGGCTCTATAACATGTCTTGTTGCAGATGCTGGCACAAGGAATGTGTGGCACCAAAAGAGCTTTGAAATCCAAG GAGAAGTGGAAGGGAAGTCGTGCCATGAAGAGAGACATTCTGAGGAACTGG GCAACCAACACAGATttacctgtgtgtctgtactgacCTTGCGACTGATTGTCTGGAAGCTCCTGACTTTTGATTTACTTATGACGAGTGTTGCCATTCTGGAAGAAGGAGGACTGGAGAGGCAGAGATCCTATTCTTAG
- the rpl7l1.L gene encoding ribosomal protein L7 like 1 L homeolog, with amino-acid sequence MEATEPRKLLRVPENLLKKRKKYLGLKAAEAKRALEEKRKIQPGKQIKFKRLESFVRDSHRKLRDDVRLKRMRIYQKKIPGIDKHGLAFVVRITKIDGVSKAVQDALKKLRLGKIFAGAFVKVTPSTENLIRVVEPYVAWGFPNLKSIRELVLKRGHFRKNGRRVALTDNNVIEEQLGKFGIICLEDVIHELYTTGEHFSEVNSFLCPFRLSVSRHAAVNRKGYLSEVGDPGNRGAGINQLIRQLN; translated from the exons ATGGAGGCTACCGA GCCCCGAAAACTTCTGCGCGTGCCAGAGAACTTgttaaagaaaaggaagaagtATCTGGGTCTGAAAGCAGCGGAGGCCAAGAGAGCTTTAGAGGAGAAGCGAAAG ATACAGCCTGGAAAGCAAATCAAGTTCAAACGATTGGAATCCTTTGTGCGAGACTCCCACAGGAAACTAAGGGACGATGTTCGTCTGAAGCGGATGAGAATTTATCAGAAGAAAATTCCTGGCATTGATAAACACGGGCTGGCATTTGTGGTGCGCATTACAAA AATCGATGGAGTCAGCAAAGCAGTCCAGGACGCCTTAAAGAAACTTCGCTTGGGGAAGATTTTTGCAGGAGCTTTTGTGAAGGTGACCCCATCGAccgaaaacttgattcgagtcgTAGAACCGTACGTTGCTTGGGG GTTCCCAAATCTTAAATCCATCAGAGAGCTGGTTTTAAAAAGAGGGCATTTCAGAAAGAATGGCCGACGAGTGGCACTGACTGACAACAATGTTATTGAAGAGCAACTAG GAAAGTTTGGCATCATCTGTTTGGAGGATGTGATCCATGAATTATACACAACAGGGGAACATTTTTCAGAAGTGAACAGTTTCTTGTGTCCTTTCCGGCTCTCTGTTTCTCGTCACGCAGCTGTCAATAGGAAGGGATACCTCTCAGAGGTGGGCGATCCGGGGAACAGAGGGGCAGGAATTAACCAGCTTATCCGCCAGCTGAATTAG
- the rpl7l1.L gene encoding ribosomal protein L7 like 1 L homeolog isoform X1 has translation MCGGVGSITPRKLLRVPENLLKKRKKYLGLKAAEAKRALEEKRKIQPGKQIKFKRLESFVRDSHRKLRDDVRLKRMRIYQKKIPGIDKHGLAFVVRITKIDGVSKAVQDALKKLRLGKIFAGAFVKVTPSTENLIRVVEPYVAWGFPNLKSIRELVLKRGHFRKNGRRVALTDNNVIEEQLGKFGIICLEDVIHELYTTGEHFSEVNSFLCPFRLSVSRHAAVNRKGYLSEVGDPGNRGAGINQLIRQLN, from the exons ATGTGTGGAGGTGTCGGCAGTATCAC GCCCCGAAAACTTCTGCGCGTGCCAGAGAACTTgttaaagaaaaggaagaagtATCTGGGTCTGAAAGCAGCGGAGGCCAAGAGAGCTTTAGAGGAGAAGCGAAAG ATACAGCCTGGAAAGCAAATCAAGTTCAAACGATTGGAATCCTTTGTGCGAGACTCCCACAGGAAACTAAGGGACGATGTTCGTCTGAAGCGGATGAGAATTTATCAGAAGAAAATTCCTGGCATTGATAAACACGGGCTGGCATTTGTGGTGCGCATTACAAA AATCGATGGAGTCAGCAAAGCAGTCCAGGACGCCTTAAAGAAACTTCGCTTGGGGAAGATTTTTGCAGGAGCTTTTGTGAAGGTGACCCCATCGAccgaaaacttgattcgagtcgTAGAACCGTACGTTGCTTGGGG GTTCCCAAATCTTAAATCCATCAGAGAGCTGGTTTTAAAAAGAGGGCATTTCAGAAAGAATGGCCGACGAGTGGCACTGACTGACAACAATGTTATTGAAGAGCAACTAG GAAAGTTTGGCATCATCTGTTTGGAGGATGTGATCCATGAATTATACACAACAGGGGAACATTTTTCAGAAGTGAACAGTTTCTTGTGTCCTTTCCGGCTCTCTGTTTCTCGTCACGCAGCTGTCAATAGGAAGGGATACCTCTCAGAGGTGGGCGATCCGGGGAACAGAGGGGCAGGAATTAACCAGCTTATCCGCCAGCTGAATTAG
- the mkks.L gene encoding McKusick-Kaufman/Bardet-Biedl syndromes putative chaperonin has translation MSRVEPKKPSVCTSGPLNIQSVRESLSVLHGVIISCYGPFGRIKQIHNGTGGCVLTTSQSSALFNGFSVSKPVAKLLVASVRNHISCFGDSGLFAANLCCHLVDRSFNLNIARHTVINISRSLLNTCICYLSSDDCACKIKVDFDSSKPLLCLIRSVVSSKPACMLTTQEADYLSTLILKAFICTIPDKPGPNIVLGKSVVVPIEGCSVLESSVVSGLLIEMPEFCWSRSVPSSGLPSIDIKLALFSISLSGDLGDTGEGTLSLLRGVDTERVMLEQLLILGRKLVDDRINFLLCQKVIHPSLKQYLKEHGVVVVDRLGAALMESMSQMTGAQPIASLGSIPYTCYGSLQGLQKLSIGSKLYMHLIPTGSSVCSFVLCNRSETSLKELTRTCEAAERVLQLTLKNPWVLLGGGCTETHLAAMLRYKSAHVPSSCLTQLNCTAAEYQQVTNGFCISLESVARNLEHDGGEMFIDLQRGHCWSAAPDSAVDFLRSDSGQQCGCGMHRKREGFKWNALGSWYEPFCPRGSTETHSYPKADKLVFDCFAAKCNALQVAVNTASLILDLSYVIEDHN, from the exons ATGTCCAGAGTTGAACCTAAAAAGCCGTCCGTTTGTACATCGGGCCCTCTGAACATCCAATCTGTGAGGGAGTCGCTCAGTGTTTTGCATGGAGTTATTATATCATGTTATGGCCCATTTGGCAGAATCAAACAAATCCATAATGGCACCGGCGGCTGTGTTCTTACTACGTCACAGTCCTCTGCCTTATTCAATGGCTTTTCTGTCAGCAAACCAGTAGCAAAGCTGCTTGTAGCTTCCGTAAGGAATCATATATCGTGTTTCGGCGATTCCGGCCTTTTTGCAGCCAACCTATGTTGCCACTTGGTCGATCGCTCTTTCAATCTTAACATCGCACGGCACACAGTAATTAACATAAGCAGGAGCCTTTTGAATACTTGCATCTGTTATCTGAGTTCTGACGACTGTGCGTGTAAAATAAAAGTCGATTTTGATAGCAGCAAGCCATTGCTGTGCTTAATACGTTCTGTGGTTTCTAGCAAGCCGGCTTGTATGCTGACTACTCAAGAAGCAGACTACCTCAGCACATTAATTCTCAAAGCCTTTATCTGTACCATTCCGGATAAGCCAGGGCCCAATATTGTTTTAGGGAAAAGTGTTGTTGTACCCATTGAAGGTTGCAGTGTATTAGAATCTTCTGTGGTGTCTGGCCTTCTCATTGAAATGCCTGAGTTTTGTTGGAGCAGATCTGTACCTTCCAGTGGATTACCATCTATAGACATTAAACTCGCCTTGTTTTCCATCTCACTGTCTGGAGACTTGGGTGATACAGGAGAAGGGACTCTGAGCTTACTCCGTGGTGTTGACACAGAAAGAGTTATGCTGGAGCAGCTATTGATCCTTGGGAGAAAATTAGTCGATGATCGTATCAACTTTCTGTTGTGCCAAAAAGTTATCCATCCATCCTTGAAGCAATACCTTAAAGAGCACGGCGTGGTTGTTGTGGATAGATTAGGTGCAGCTTTAATGGAATCCATGAGTCAGATGACAg GTGCACAGCCTATAGCTTCTCTTGGTTCCATCCCCTACACTTGCTATGGCAGCCTGCAAGGCCTTCAGAAACTGTCTATAGGGTCCAAGCTTTATATGCACCTTATTCCCACTGGCAGCTCCGTGTGCAGCTTTGTCCTTTGTAATCGAAGTGAGACGTCATTAAAGGAGCTTACG CGGACCTGCGAGGCAGCAGAACGTGTATTGCAGCTCACTCTGAAGAACCCATGGGTGTTGCTTGGTGGTGGCTGCACAGAAACACACTTGGCAGCAATGCTGAGATACAAG AGTGCCCATGTGCCCAGCAGTTGCCTGACACAGCTGAACTGCACAGCAGCAGAGTACCAGCAGGTGACAAATGGCTTCTGCATCTCATTGGAATCCGTAGCTCGAAATCTGGAACACGACGGAGGAGAAATGTTCATTGATTTACAGAGGGGTCATTGCTGGTCTGCAGCTCCTGATAGTGCTGTGGATTTCCTTCGCTCAGATAGTGGGCAGCAATGCGGCTGTGGAATGCACAGAAAAAGAGAAGGTTTCAAGTGGAATGCTCTGGGAAGTTGGTACGAACCATTCTGTCCTCGGGGGAGCACAGAGACACACTCCTACCCAAAGGCGGACAAGCTTgtttttgactgttttgctgcAAAATGTAACGCCTTACAAGTGGCTGTTAATACTGCCAGTTTAATTTTGGACCTTTCATATGTAATTGAAGACCATAATTAA